The genomic window CTGGTGAAGCACCACCTCTTCAGCTGGGACATAGACGGGTGACGCTCTGCTTCCAGGGCCCTGTTGCACCCAGGCCTCCCagagcaggaagagagaaacGCGGCCCCGGCCCACCCTGAATTGTGGGGTTTGAGGAAGACCCTGGGGAGCCCTGGCCTCCCTCCCTTGGGGGCCCCTGACCACTGCTGGGGGGACATTGGGGTGCCAGCTAAGCCTGACCCTCTGAGTGCCTGGGGCCCCAACTACCCTGTACACCTGAAAGCCTTGTGAAGAGCGACAGTCACAATTTTTTGCTCAGgaagggggtggtggggagttAATGGCAGATAAAGGCTCCTCGGCCTCTGGTTGTAAATAAACCATCTTTGAGACTGCTGCTCCTGTCTCGTCAGCTGGAAGACAGCAGAGCTGCTCAAGGGGCCTCCAGTCCTGCACcaacttccccttccccccagcaggGCTGCCTGGATGTTTTCTGCGTGGGATGCGGCGTCACTcctgattggggggggggggggcggactTGGGCCCTGACCACTTCCTCAGGATTAACCAAGACGGACTGAAACCagctggtgtttttgtttttattttaaaaaagttcaCACAGCTTCCCCCCCTCTGTCCCAGCCCTTGTTTTGGTGACTATTCCTAAATCCCTACTAGTGACTGTGACAAGCCAGACGGTGAGGTTGCCCAGACAAGCCAGGGCAAGAGGCAGCCAGAGCCTCTGCCCATCTCTCGGCGCCCCTGGCCTGTGCTGGCTGCAGTGAGGCAACAGGGTGGAACAGGACCAGGGCCAGGAAGCACCTCTGTCCTTGTGGCACTGATAAGGAGCCAGGAAGCAGGACAGCTGGGGTACGGGTTGTGGCCAGGGAGACTACATGTCAAACACACGTGATGGGAGGGGCCGGGGCAGCTGCATGCCGGGCAGGTCCTGTGGTGGGGGCACCTGACCACGCCCCACTGTACCAGGGTGACCAGGCCCCTCAGTATGTGCAGAGTAGGAAGGGAGAGCTGCTGCCACCTCccacccctcaaaaaaaaaatacatgtgtgtgtatgtgtccatATATGCGTGTTGCTATATAATATAGAGGTATCTACACATGTACAGAAACTTTTTGCCACTAACCACTGAGTGGTTACGCTACATCAAGACACAAAGGCCAGGGCTCCCCGGCCCTGCGGCTGGCTGACACGGGGAAGGGGAGGTAGAGGTCCAGCTCGTTTCTTCCctcagagggaagggaagagaaaggaggtgaAGCCCTTCTACCCACCTCAGCCCAGGGCTTCTCCTCCTCTAGCCAAACTGCAGCCAGACATGGCACCTCAGACCTCAAAAAAGGAGGTCAGATTAAAACGCCCCCAGGTCAGAGCCCAGAATTGCTCCTTGAGGCTTCTCTCAGCCCTGGGTAAGCCCAAGCCCAGTGTAGGAACCCTCTGCTCCAGCTTCCTCCAAGGACTGTGATTGTCAAGACTCACAACCCTGCAGAGAGGCTGAGTCAAGCAGCACAACCAGCTCCAGCTCCCCAGCACCCCACCTGCaggcccctccccatccccctttCTCTGGAACCAGAGAGCTACAAGCAGGAATCCCAGTGGAGTTGCAAGTCGTGGCCATCAAGGAAGTCCGTGGAGAAGAGGCTGGTGGCCGTGGTGCTGAGGGGGGCCAGGCTAAGCACGGGGCCACCTGACGACAGCTCCAGCCAGTCCATGCTGTCCAGGTGGCTGTCGGCAAGGTCCAGTCCCATGCTGCCACTGGGCTCTGGGGCAAAGTGCAATTCTGAAGTGTCCATGGGCGACGGGGGGTGGTCCAGGATGGCGGAGCTGCTCAGCATCTGGCTGTGGAGGTCGTCGATGAGGGAGAGGGGCTCAGGCCCCTCGTGCCCTCCCGTCAGCAGGGGCAGCCCCGTGCTGCTCTCCAGGAAGTCCTCCAGGCGCCCAGGGAGGGAGGGCGAGGCTGACGGAGGCAGGGCAGCCTGGGGGAGCTCCGTGGAGGGCGAGGGCTGTGTGGCCAGGGCAGGCCTGCAGGCTGCAGTCAGGGAGGGCTTCTCTTCCCCAGGCAGGGGTGAGGACTCCTTGAAGTCAGCTGAAATTTCTGCCCGAGAAAGCAAATGGGTGTCAGAATCGCAGCCTGAGCCAGCCTGGCGCCCTGCCCCTCTGTGTCCTGCCTGCCCGCCCTGTGCACAGCCACATCCTTGCCACATGCCCTCCTGGCACAGCCACCCCTTAAATGCTGCAATGCCCAGcccgctccctccctccctcttgtaCAAACCCTCATCACCCCAGCAGCCTGGTCCCTCCCATAGCTGCAGGTACCATCTAGCCACTGCctcctgagccccagcgcaggccTTCTGCCCGAGGCCTGTGCAGTGAGGCCAGCCCAGCAGCCTCTACACCGCCTGCCCTTGGCAGAAGCACCCCCTTGGGATAGGCCCAGCCAGCTGGGTCTTGAGATCCTTGGATGAGAGAGTTAGCAACGGCTATTGAGctcttcttctgtgtttttttaaaaattaagataaaatttaCATAACAAAATTCACAATTTTAACCATTTCCGCATCAAGCTCTTCTAGGTGCCTTAATGCGCCATCCCTTCTAGCCCTCAGAAGAGCCCCGTGGGGGATGCCCCATCACTGTGCCCTGATGACTGTCTCATCCCCGCCTGGCACCCCAGGCTGGGCCAGTCCAAACCAGGATCCAGTTTCCCTCTAACCTGCTCCTCCACTGGGTTCCTGCGCACTAGGGAGGCTGTCAGTTTCCCTCGGGCTGCAGAAGCCAGAGACCTGGGAGTTGTTCCTGACTTCTCCGTGTTGACTGCTCACCAGGCCCCACTGAGCTGTCCCAAGGCCTCTCATGTCCACCACGTCTCTCCCTACCACCACCCCGAGAGTTTAAGCTGCCACTGGCCTGCGGTCTCACAACAGCCACCTGGTTTTCTACCTCGCCTCAGGCTGCCTTCCTCCCCAAACTCTCCAGGCAGCAGTCTCAGCACTCTTTAATAAACTGCAGGGCACCTCCCTCCCCCTACGATGGCTGCCCACTGCCGTCCTCGAGAGCGAGTCCAGCCACCACTGAGCCTGCCCTTCCAGGTACAGGTACAGTGAGCTGCCACcctctgtctgtccatctgtcccaTGCCTCTCTAGAATTGTCACAGGTTGCTCCTTCTACCCAGACAGAACATTCTGAACCCCTCTGTTGACTGGAGGCTTTCGCTCCTGGAGAACTTTCACTACTCCTACAGACCCCCCCTGAGCAGCCAAATCTACATGAGGTCCTGTCCCATGAGCCCTTGTggcacattttatttcttttatcgtCATAACTAAGGCATCAAAACATTATGTGACTTCCTGCTGCGAGTCAAGGAAATCCTGGCCTGGAGATAGTTATGAACACGATTTCCTGCCCTTTGGGCTTTTAGAATAAGGGAGACAATGAaaccatggcaatgcatatgtCACCCACTAGACCAGGGGTGCAGGCTAGGCCCACCAGAGCCGGGGTCAGGAGGGGGCGCGGGAGGCCTTGTTAGAATCCTATTTTCATCCTGGCAGCAACCGAAACCCACTGGAAGGTTTTAAGGAAGGGAGAGTTAAGTTTTGAGGAGATCACTAGGCCTGATATAGAAAATGGCTGAGGGAGGGCAAGAGAAGAACAGGGATGAAGAGTGAGTAAGTCACAGGCAGGGAGTGGAGACTGCTTCATTCAGTGGCCGCCCCTGGGAGCTTGCCAAGCGGCCCTGTACAGTACCGAGCCTGCCCAGGCCCCCCACTTCTCGTCTCGTAACCACGCCACActttctcctctcttcccctACCCATAACACTGCCTGTCCTCAGATCATTCCTCCTCCTGACCCGGGCCGTCAGAAGAGAACTCTCACCCTCTCCTGCCATCTAGCTGGTCCAGCATTGCACCCACACACTGCCACCGCGGGCCGCCTACACTCCTACCTGAAGCCAACCCTTCCTTTCAGTGCTGGAACCTGTCTTCTCCACGTACTCAGCGATCCGTCTCCCCTAAACCTTGGTTTTCCACTCTACTAGACTGTTCCCATCAGCAGGCAAATATGCTGTTACTTCTCCCATCTAGCAACAGCCCTTTTTCTTTGCTCCACTTTGCAGGAAGAGCTCCCCAAAGTGCTCTCTGCACCTGCTGCCTCCTCCAGTCTGTCCTTGTCCTTGACCAGCTCCCATCAGGTGCTGCTCCACACGCCACTGCAGCGCAATGGTTAAGGTCGTCACAAAAAGGTCCATGTCCTCTACGTAGGTGACAGCCTATCGGCAACCCCTAGCTTCCTGCCGCCCCTGCCAGCTCCGCTCCGTCTCAGCTGCTTGGTCCCCTGCTGCCCCGAGGCCAGGCCCTTCACCACCAGCCTCCACGCCGCTTCACCTGCCTCACAACCGGGTGGCCTCATGGCCCTGACTGCCTCCAGGCACCTCAGACCTCACTCCCAAACCCCACTCACATGGCAGCTGCCCAGGGGGCTCCCCACTCGAAGGTCTCCTGACTTGTCTAAAATTGCACATTCCACCCCATGCTCTCGCCTTGCCCGTCGCTGACAAGCTCACCCTGCTCACCCAGGTGTCCCTGACTCCCCTCTCTGCCTCGCACCCCATACCCAATCCATAGAGAAATCCACGTGGTGCTCTCTTCCACACACTCCCCTGGCACCACTCCCACCGTTTCTTCACCAACCCAGGACTCCTGGCCTCCCTCCTGGATCCCTGTCTGTCTCCCAACAGGCCACCCTGTACCTGCCCTGGCCCAGCTCCAGTCTAGTCTCCAGAGCAGCCAGAACCATTCTCCTAGAGCAGACCAGGGCACGTCTCTGCTCCAGCTGTGCAGCGGCTCCCACACTACCCAGGATCAAGGCCGACTCCTCCCTGGAGCCCACCAGGCCCTCACAGTCTGGCCCGGGACCTCTCTGGCTTCTTCCCTCTGCTCGCCGCTCCTCCAGCGCTCCAAGCACGTGCCTTCCTCAGGCCTCTGCACTGGCCCCCCTAGGGACAGACGGGGCTCGAACCCTCGCCTCCTTCACGTCTCTGCTCAGTGAGGCTGCCCTgacctccagcccccacccctgggGCAAGTACTCCCAAGACACTTCCACCTTATCTGCTTCACTTACTGCTTTCTAACACCAGGTATTTACTCGTTTGTCAGGGTTACTGTCTATCTCCCCCGGTAGCCTGTGAGCTTCACAGAGCCAAGGGGCTCTATTTTTGCTCTCCAGTACATCCCAAGAAACTAGACCAGCGCCCACTGCACAGAGGTGCTTGACCAAGTAAAGGTCTGTGGTAGGAATGCAGCCCCCTCTTCACAGCTCTTCTCCCCCCTGCCTTGGGGGAGGGTGTGCCTTATTCATTGCTGTATCTGAAGTGCTTAGTACAGGCTCGTCACTCATTAAATGTccaataaaggaaacaaaatcaacCAACCTAGAGTTAGAGGTAACCTATGAAGACAGAAGGCAGTTGGGGGGCAGCTGGGGACATCTGGGCTTTACCTCCACTCTGAATAAGAATGTCAAACAGGTCATCCATCTGCTGGCTTGAGGAACCATTTTCCTGAGGGACAAAAgtagatacaaagatgaataccTGGAACAAGATGCCTCACAGCCCCGGGTGCCCAGGCTGCCACTGCTGAGACTCCCCCGGCCAGCCCTGGAGGCCCCCTCCTGGGACAGCCTGTTCTCCAAGGCCTTTCTGACCTTGGGAGATGAGCTTCCGCCTGCCCCTGGCAGCGAAAGCCCAGCAGCCGAGGACGTCGTCCTCCCTGGCCAGTCCTGACCCTCATCACCTGCTGCTTGGGCTGCTGGTTCACGGCTTCCTCATAGCCAGGCGTCTCCTTCTTCAGCAGAGAAGTGGGGGTCCCAAAGAGGGGCTGTGGCGGGTGTTCCAGCTCCATCTGGGCAGGTGGGCCAGGGCCTGGAGAGCCAGGCTGGGACAAgggctggagaggaaggcagggagagaaagagcggtgggggaggggagagcaggccagggccccctgacccctTCAGGAGAGCACGGAGGGAGGTGTCTACTGCTTTGCCAGCTGCACTGGCTTTTGGGAGCTTTCACAGAAGCCACTGGGGAGGAAGGGATACATGATGGGGGAGGCCCTGACCTCTGACCCTGCAGAGGCCAGGGTGGGCATGTGCCTGGATGCCTGGGATTTGGTACAAGCCACATGGAGGGAAAACGGAGGTTCTGGGCTGCGTACCCCTTGCTCCAACTGAGatgtttgcatcttctttctgCCTGAGGCTCTCAGGGTCCCTTGTCTCCCATCCCAAGGTACCTGGTTCCTGTCTctgtccccccacctccccatctcTGCAGGGCTGAGAGGTCACTCACCTTTGAACCAGGATGAGTGGGAGGTCTGGGCTGTGAGGGTGGCAGAATCAAGGAGCCAGCTGTTGATGACACCTTGGTGGGGGACAGCTGGCctctctgaggggagggagaggagtggAGGTGGCAGCAGGCTCAGCCCGGCAGCCCCGAGCTGGCTCTTCTCTGCCTAAGCCCAGGCTCCAGGTCCAGCAGGGCCAGGCTGCCCAGAGGCCAGGGCTGTGCGCACTGGGCCATGGGGGGCTGCCCTGGCCCTCACAGggacccccctctcccccgccaCAGAGCCAAGGGAGGAGCAGCTCTGCTGAGGGCTGCCCGGAAAGGTGAGCAGGTCTCTGGGGGCTCCAACTCATGTCTGTGGGGTCTTGGGCAGGTCCCTTAGGCTTCCTAAGTCTTAGTGTCCTCATTGGTTGGTGAAATGGGGATGGTAATCCTCTCATTTCAGAAAGTTGAAGGCAAGATTAAATGAAGCAGCCATCTGGCACAGAGGAGTGCCTGGCCCACAGGAGCTGTCCTTAGTGGAAGTGTCTtcatcccttcctcccacaccCCTCGTTCTGCTCCGCCCACACCCCAGGTACCTGCCGGGGGCTcctgctgggcaggccagggcaGTCTGCATTCTGATTGGTCACGGTGAGGACAAGGTGGGTCCCTGATGAGTCAGTGATGAGGGTGGGAGGTGTGACCCCCTTGATGAGGCTGGGGCCTTGTGGGCCCAGAAGCAGCGGGGGagcgggggcaggggcaggggcaggcgcaGGGGCAGGCTCAGGCTCAGGCAGCACAGCTTCCTGCTTCACCACCACAGCCTGGGGCACCAGAGCTGGTGCAAGAGCATCTGTGTGGCTGGCAGGAGGGGCAGCAGGGGTTgctgggctggggctgcaggggtgAGCAGGGCCCAGGGGCTGCGGGCTCAGCTGGCAGCTGGAGAAGCTGTTCTCCTGCTTCACTGGGGTGCTGAGAgtgcctggggctggggctgggcctggGCCAGAAGCCGGCTGCTGGGCTCGCTTCTCCTGCTCTAGCTGCAGCCTGAGCCACTCCACCAGCTGCTGCTTCTGCCGGAGCATGCGTGTCAGCTCCTCAATCTGCTTGTCCTTTTCCTGCAGCATCTGGTCCTTGTCACGCCCCTCCAGCTCTGCCCGCGCCCCCGGGCTCAGGCAACAGGACCCAGCCCGGGCGCCCTCCTCCTTTACGAGGATTTGCAGTGGCGAGGCCTGCAGGGTGAGCTGCGTCAGTGGTGATGTCACCATCTCACCAAAGGTGTCCCCAGGCGTTGAGTTCTCGTCACCCGTGCTGAGCAGTGAACGCTCTGAGGGGGTGGGAGACACAGGGGGGGTAGAGCCCGTGCTGCCAAATTTCACCACTCCATGGCTGGTCACTGTAGCCACCACCACCTCGGCTGGGGCCAGGCCTGCTGCCACCAGGGCTGGTCCTGTGCTTAACCGGGCTGCCGGGAAGGCTACCACCACCTCGCCGGCCTTGGGCAGGAGAGAAGTGGTAGCAGGGGCCTTGGGGGCTCCTGGAGCAGGGCTCATTTGATCCTGGTAGGCACGCAGGCGCTCGATCAGGTCTGTCTTGGTGCCTGAGACAGGCAGTGATCGCAACTTCAGCTCCTGCTTCAGTTCCGCCACCTGCAAGGGGTCGAGAGTCGGGGCAGCAGGGAGACCCAGGGACAGGTGCACAAAGGGAACTGGGTCCAGCCAGGACAGTCTGGGGAGGATGGAAGGTGGAGCATTTTACCTGTTAGGCTTCACCTGTGCGAGGCCCCACTGAGCACTTTAAACACATCAACTCCCCTGGCCCCCCCCAGCCCTGGCCGCACCAGCCCTGGACGCACAGGCCCGGCCTCCTCCCATTTGGGCCTGCCCACACCCAGGCTCCCAGCACCCAGGCAGTCCTCGGCACCTTGCCTCGAGAGCAGGGTCCGCACCACAGTTGTGCCTCTCACCCCAGCACAGGGCCTGGGGCTCAACTAATATTAATTAAACTGACTGACttctatagatgagaaaactgagctgACAAAAGTCAAATAGCACCTTCCAGAGCACACAGCTGGTGAGTGGTGGAAGCTGGGATGGGAACCCTGGGCTGAAGGACTCTGAAGCTTGGGCCCAGCTGCCCCATGGGCGTCTGAGGCTCAGGCAGGAGCCAGCCTGGTGCGAGGACAAACTCTCTAGGGAGAATTTGGTCTGCGGCATCTTCTGATGCGGTCATCTGAGTGGCTGCCCCGAGCCAGGCCCTGCTCTCAGCCACGGCAGGCACGGCAGGCATGGAGCTGGCAGGTGGGCCTGACCTGGTGACGTGGGAAGGTGGGGTGCTGGATGGGGACAGGCCTGGGTTTAAATTCTGGCTTGACCACTGATTAGGTCTGACCTCAGGCAAGCTGCTCTACCCTCAACTCCTTAAGGAAGCTGGGGGTACACACTACCTCGCAGGCCCCGGGCCCTGTGAAGACACTGGCGGATGGTACCGCCTGCGATGCCAAGGCTCTTGAGGCTGACCCCACCATGCGGGCCGGAGGCAGCTTCCAGGCCTCTGTCTGAGGAGCCCTGCTCTACCACCAGGGCTGTGGGTCCTGGGGCTGGTGGCGCTCCCTGCCTAAAAATGAGGCACCCACAAAGCCCTCGTAGGAGAGGCCAGACTGGGAGTGGCTCAAGCCTTCCAGGGGGAAGAGGGGAGCTGCTTACCTTCATGTCGTCCAGGTTGGCAGGCAGGGCTCCCGGCTTGGCAGGTGGCAAGGTGCTGTTCTGGCGTGCCAGCCCACTGGGCCCAGGGGTGCCTGAGCTCGAGCTGCCATTGGTGGTGGAAAGGCTCCGCATCGGGGGGGGCCCGCCATTTCCCAGAGCCTCACCTGCCGGTCtgagaggaagaaagggcagAGGAGGACCTCAAACACCACCCGCGTCCTCAGCAGGCAGAAGTCAAGAGccggggctgcagggctgggTACAGAGACGGGCAGGAGGCAAAGGCCCTGCCTGCAGGCCAAGGAGGCACCACCTGGGGACCCCTCTTATAGGATCCAGACCAGCGGGCCCCAAAGATCTGGGTTCACCCAGCACCAGGCCTGGCATCTGCCTGTCTCAGGCAGCTCTGGGTGGGGCAGGGGACGGGCAACGCCGAGTGGGCTCCTACTTTGGCGGGGCAGGCAGGATGGTCTGGTAGTTatagtgctgctgctgctgctggttgAGGATCTGAAGCTGGAGGaagagctgctgctgctgcaggatCTTGGCATAGGAGGAGTCCATGGGGGGTGCCCCCTTGTCCTGCTTTTGGTCCGGGGGGATGTACTGATGGtatttcagtttcttcacctTTGGCTTTAGCTCCTTGGCCTTCTTGCTGCGCTGCGACTTCTCACTGGCAGACTTAGGTTGGCTTTGCTGAGGGTCCGGGGAGACAAAGGGCACCATCAAGGGCGGGGGCGCGGGTGGCAAGGCCCAGGAGCAGGGGCCGGCAGCCCTCCCGCACACCCAAGCACGGCCCACCTTGCCAATTTCCACTCTTGCTTCTTGgactccccccccgcccccaaaacAGAAGTGTGCCAAGAGGGGGCTGGTACTGACCGGGGGAGGGGAGTCTGGGAAgggccctaatcttaacagagcTCCCAGCTTGGAGGGAAAAGAATCAACCAAATGCACAGGCAGAGACATCGCCACAACCCCAAGCAGAGTGTAAACACAAGGAGATAAAAACACCGCTGGTTTACAGAGCACATACCATGCCAGACCTGGCGCTTTACCAGCAGGCTCCTGTACACCTCTCCAGAATCCTGCCCAGGCAGGAATTATCATGTCCTAGTGAAAAGGACGCAACAGCCCCAGAGAAGTcacctgcccaaggccacacagtgaTCAGGACCTCGTAGGTAAAGGAGCTGCATTCACACCCAAGACTCCAGAAGCTCAAATTCAAAGACTCCCCTAGCTGGCACCACAGGGAGGGCTTCCCACTGGGCTCTGAAGATCGAAAAGGACTTGGAAAGATCATGAGGGCTGGGCAGGCCGTGTGAGAGGCCAGTCCTCCGACCGGGGGAGAGTAGAGCTGAGTAAGAAGCAAGAGTTAGCCAAGGAGTACTAGGGAAGGGCTACGGAGGGCCTAGAAATTTTTGAGCAGAGAGCAGTAGCGAGAAGGATGGACACAATGTGGGGGTTCAGTTAGGGTCGTGAGAGGTGGCAGTGGGGACTAAAGGGATGGTTTGGGTAGAGGCGATCCTCTATTGGAAAAACTGACATCACAAGCGTGTGGCAGCTGAGGAGTTTGGGGTTCGGGGTCTTGAACTTTGATACTGTGAAGAAGGTGGCCCATTCATGGAAGCAGGAAGAAGTACTGGTTCCGTCATCGAgtgtgggaagagggaggagaaagggcagcgcTGTTGAGCCTGTGGGGACAGAAAGCACAAGGGAGCAGATGGAATCCTAAGGCAGAGAGGAGAGAGGCAGCCAAgtcaaggcagggggaggggcagtccCTTCCCCATttagaagggagaaagaaaaggggcCAGAGAAAGAGCACCTGCAAAGGTGAGAGGAGAGTGCTGAGGGGAGAAGAAGGATCGAGGAAGGAGCCCCTGGGCATGGACTGGGGACCTTCAAGGAGGGGCTTCAGTTCACCCCCTCCCTGCCGATGAGGCAGGGGCCTAATCAGGTAAAGAGGAAGAGCAGGCAACACGCATGTGAGTTGCTCTTCTATGTGTGTGGTGCCCACAGGAAGGAGACAGGGTGACAAGGAGCAAGTCTGGGGGAAGATTTGGGGGAACAATGTTTAGCATCTGTGGACAGTAAGGAAGAGACTGCAGATGCAAGACAGGTAACAACTAATGAGGCAACAACCAGGAGGCAGCAGAGTACGTGCAGAGCACAGGAGAACCTCGGAAAGGAGGCGGCCACCACTGCTCCTTGGGGATAGAGGGGGCAGGATGCCAGGGAAGCAACAGGAAGGTCCTGATATGGAGCAAGGGGCGCTGAAGGCCTCAGGAGAGATGGTGTAAGGCCATGCGCAGATAGGAGACCACAAGGCAAGATTAGGGAGCAGGGAATTGCTGCTGCCAGAgaagaatatcaggaagtcccaCAAAATGAACAGGCAAGGAGGAATGAGGGAAGACGGTGGAGGAGAAGCTCCAGGAAccgtccctccaccaaaacaactactgAATTGTCAGGAACAGTGTGAATCAACTACTTTGAAATGCTAGAGTCTCCTGGGAAGAGATGGAGGAAGAAGCTGGTAAaccacagcagatttgaacaggcagaagaaaggaccagCCAACTTGAAAGCAATGCAATTGAAATTATGCAGTGTGAggatccaaaggaaaaaaatgcagagacgtgaacagagcctgagggacctatgggacaccatcagaCACACCAGCATATACCtcactggagccccaggaggacaagagaaatagaaaggggcagaaaaggtaATTGAAGAAATACTGGCCCCAGACTTCACAAATCTGATATGAATATATACTTCCAGGAAACTCAACAAAATCTAAGCAGGGTAGCTGCCAGATCAACACCATGACAATTAGAATGACACTGTcaaaaaatccaaaaacaaagagaagattttgaaagcaggaaCAGAGAAGAactcatcacatacaaaggattcCCCAACAAAATTAACAGGTTTCTcataaaccatggaggccagaagacagtgggatggcATAAAATCCTTAAAGAGAAAACAGTCAACTAAGAATTCTATGttcagcaaaattatctttcaaaattaaggagaaattaagatatttacagataaacaaaagctgaaagagctAATTACCggaagacctgccctacaagaaatgctaaagggagtcctttaggctgaaataaaaggaaacagagacaGTATATAAATCaaagctataagaagaaatacagaacaCTGGCAAAGGTATAACTACACGGAAAAATTAAATATCCAgtattattgtacttttggtttatAACTATCCCCCCATCTTATCACTTAACAGGCAAAacatgtaaaataacatttaaaatctttGTAACTGGACAAcaaatgtataaagaaataacCTGAGATAATAACAATATAAAGGAGGAAGGACAAAGATATAAGGGGGTAgaacttttttttgaggtaccagggatcaaactcaggaccttgtacgtaggaagcaggcactcaaccactgagctacactcccTCCCCAGGAGTAGAGCTTTTATATACTACCAAAACTAGGTTGGTACTGGTCGAACTAAGTTGCTCTTAGTTTTAATGTGTTCATTGTAATTACAAAGGCAACCACTAAGAAGTAATGAAAAAGTGTAGAGAAAACGAAAGAAGGAGATAAAATGGTACAAAAtacccaaaaacaaaaacacaacccaAAAAAGGGCAGTAATGAAGTAACTGAGGAACAAAAGacaagacatacagaaaacagctgaatggcagaagtaaatcctTCCTTCTCAGTTATTCCTTAATTCcaaatgccaatggattaaactcccctatcaAAAGGCAGAGCTTTGGGGAgtagatggggctcaagcagatgagcacccacctctcacatgggaggtcccgggttcagttcccggtgcctcctaaaaaacaaaaccaaacaacaagcaaaacaaacaaaggaaaaaaccaactcagggaagctgatgtggcccagtggttgagcaccagcttcccatgtatgaggtcccgggttcaatccccagcccctagtaccttggggggggagtgggggaggggtggcagaGCTTGGCAGAATtgatgaaaatgagaaagcatgatccatctatatgccaTCTATAACAGACTCACTTTAAGTGAG from Dasypus novemcinctus isolate mDasNov1 chromosome 12, mDasNov1.1.hap2, whole genome shotgun sequence includes these protein-coding regions:
- the MRTFA gene encoding myocardin-related transcription factor A isoform X3; translation: MPPLKSPAAFHEQRRSLERARTEDYLKRKIRSRPERSELVRMHILEETSAEPSLQAKQLKLKRARLADDLNEKIAQRPGPMELVEKNILPVESSLKEAIIVGQVNYPKVADSSSFDEDSSDALSPEQPASHESQSSVPSPLEARVSESLPSATTSVSPTQVVSQLPMGPDSRETLFLAEQPPLPPPPLLPPSLTNGTAVPTAKPTPTLIKQSQPKSASEKSQRSKKAKELKPKVKKLKYHQYIPPDQKQDKGAPPMDSSYAKILQQQQLFLQLQILNQQQQQHYNYQTILPAPPKPAGEALGNGGPPPMRSLSTTNGSSSSGTPGPSGLARQNSTLPPAKPGALPANLDDMKVAELKQELKLRSLPVSGTKTDLIERLRAYQDQMSPAPGAPKAPATTSLLPKAGEVVVAFPAARLSTGPALVAAGLAPAEVVVATVTSHGVVKFGSTGSTPPVSPTPSERSLLSTGDENSTPGDTFGEMVTSPLTQLTLQASPLQILVKEEGARAGSCCLSPGARAELEGRDKDQMLQEKDKQIEELTRMLRQKQQLVEWLRLQLEQEKRAQQPASGPGPAPAPGTLSTPVKQENSFSSCQLSPQPLGPAHPCSPSPATPAAPPASHTDALAPALVPQAVVVKQEAVLPEPEPAPAPAPAPAPAPPLLLGPQGPSLIKGVTPPTLITDSSGTHLVLTVTNQNADCPGLPSRSPRQRGQLSPTKVSSTAGSLILPPSQPRPPTHPGSKPLSQPGSPGPGPPAQMELEHPPQPLFGTPTSLLKKETPGYEEAVNQQPKQQENGSSSQQMDDLFDILIQSGEISADFKESSPLPGEEKPSLTAACRPALATQPSPSTELPQAALPPSASPSLPGRLEDFLESSTGLPLLTGGHEGPEPLSLIDDLHSQMLSSSAILDHPPSPMDTSELHFAPEPSGSMGLDLADSHLDSMDWLELSSGGPVLSLAPLSTTATSLFSTDFLDGHDLQLHWDSCL
- the MRTFA gene encoding myocardin-related transcription factor A isoform X1, which translates into the protein MTLLEPEMLMMAVQSVLQLKLQQRRTREELVSQGIMPPLKSPAAFHEQRRSLERARTEDYLKRKIRSRPERSELVRMHILEETSAEPSLQAKQLKLKRARLADDLNEKIAQRPGPMELVEKNILPVESSLKEAIIVGQVNYPKVADSSSFDEDSSDALSPEQPASHESQSSVPSPLEARVSESLPSATTSVSPTQVVSQLPMGPDSRETLFLAEQPPLPPPPLLPPSLTNGTAVPTAKPTPTLIKQSQPKSASEKSQRSKKAKELKPKVKKLKYHQYIPPDQKQDKGAPPMDSSYAKILQQQQLFLQLQILNQQQQQHYNYQTILPAPPKPAGEALGNGGPPPMRSLSTTNGSSSSGTPGPSGLARQNSTLPPAKPGALPANLDDMKVAELKQELKLRSLPVSGTKTDLIERLRAYQDQMSPAPGAPKAPATTSLLPKAGEVVVAFPAARLSTGPALVAAGLAPAEVVVATVTSHGVVKFGSTGSTPPVSPTPSERSLLSTGDENSTPGDTFGEMVTSPLTQLTLQASPLQILVKEEGARAGSCCLSPGARAELEGRDKDQMLQEKDKQIEELTRMLRQKQQLVEWLRLQLEQEKRAQQPASGPGPAPAPGTLSTPVKQENSFSSCQLSPQPLGPAHPCSPSPATPAAPPASHTDALAPALVPQAVVVKQEAVLPEPEPAPAPAPAPAPAPPLLLGPQGPSLIKGVTPPTLITDSSGTHLVLTVTNQNADCPGLPSRSPRQRGQLSPTKVSSTAGSLILPPSQPRPPTHPGSKPLSQPGSPGPGPPAQMELEHPPQPLFGTPTSLLKKETPGYEEAVNQQPKQQENGSSSQQMDDLFDILIQSGEISADFKESSPLPGEEKPSLTAACRPALATQPSPSTELPQAALPPSASPSLPGRLEDFLESSTGLPLLTGGHEGPEPLSLIDDLHSQMLSSSAILDHPPSPMDTSELHFAPEPSGSMGLDLADSHLDSMDWLELSSGGPVLSLAPLSTTATSLFSTDFLDGHDLQLHWDSCL